The sequence AGAGGTCCGACAGGAACTCCTCGACCATCTCCGGGGTGGGCCTCAGGATGTGGTGCGTGTGTTTGCGCGTGTCGTACCGCTTGCCTTCTGGCAGCGGATCGTCCTCCGGGCGGCGCCCGCGGACGAGGTGGTAGCGTGCAAGCATGCGCTCATTCCTCCTTTCGTTCGTCGCTGGGATGCGTCGGCCGCGACGTCTCATGGCGGTCCGGACGAAGCGCGGCGCGCAGCACGAGCGCGCCTCTCACCGCGGCGCCGGCGCGCGCGCCACGCGTCCGCCCACGACCACCATGTCGATCGGCGTGTCGACGAGCGAGCGATCGGGCGAGAGATCGCGGCCCAGGACCGTCAGATCGGCCACGTAGCCGGGCGCGATCCGGCCCCGCTGGCCCTCGGCGAAGGCCGCGTACGCGGGCGCCGCGGTGAAGGCCAGGAGCGCCTCGTCGAGGTCGAGCCGCTCCTCGGGCATCCACCCGCCCGGGGGCTGGCCCGAGGGATCCTGCCGGGTCACGGCTGCATAGATGCCGAGCAGCGGTGAGGCGTCCTCCACCGGGAAATCCGAGCCGAACACGAGGCGCGCGCCCGACGAGAGCAGCGATCTCCAGGCATACGCGCCCTTCAGGCGATCGGCGCCGAGCCGCGCGGGCGCCCACGGCATGTCGCTCGTCGCGTGCGTCGGCTGCATCGAGGCGATCACCCCGAGCGCCGCGAAGCGCGGCAGATCGTCGGGCGAGAGGATCTGCGCGTGCTCCACCCGGAACCGCAGCGCCGCTGCCCGCCCCGGGCCGAGCGCCTCGAACGCGTCGAGCACGGCGCGGTTGGCGCGGTCGCCGATCGCGTGCACCGCGAGCTGGAAGCCCGCGTCCGCGACGAGCCGCGCCGCGCGCGCGAGCGCCTCGCGATCCATCAGCAAGAGCCCGCTCGTCGAGGGCTCGTCCGCGTACGGCTCGAGCAGCGCCGCGCCGCGCGAGCCGAGCGCGCCGTCGGCGAAGAGCTTGACCCCGCGCAGCACGAACATCGCCGTGCCTGTCGGGTCCACGTCGGGCGTGCGCGCCTTCAGTCCCTCGAGCTGCCCGTCGCCTGCGAGGTAGGCGTAAACGCGGATCGGCAGCCGCCCGGCCGCGGCGAGCGCGCGGTAGACGGCCACGGTCTCGTCGTCGATGCCCATCTCGTGCACGGCCGTGAGCCCGGACGAGAGCGCCTCCTCCGCCGCGCGCAGGATGCGCCGCTCGCGCACGGCGGGCGGGTCGGCCGGGATCCTGGCCTCGATGAGGCCCATCGCGTTGTCGACGAAGACGCCCGTCGGCTCACCCGCGGCATCGCGCAGGATGCGCCCGCCCGGCGGATCCTGCGTGCCTCGACCGACCCCGGCCGCGCGCATCGCCACGGCGTTCGCCCAGAGCGCGTGCCCGTCGACGCGGCGCAGCGCCACCGGGTGCTCCGGCGCCGCTGCGTCGAGGGGGGCGTGCGTGGGGAACGCCGCGCCCGGCCAGAGGTTCTGGTCCCAGCCGCGGCCGGTGATCCACTCGGCCCTCGGGCGCGCCTTCGCCGCCTCGGCCACGATGGCCGCCGCCGCCTCGGCGCTCTTCGCGCCGCGCACGCTCAGCGTCTCCAGCGCGACCCCGAGCCCGTAGAGATGGGCATGTCCGTCGACGAGCCCGGGCACGACCGCGCGCCCCGGCAGCTCCTCGACGCGCGTCCCCGGCCCGACGAAGGCCTTCGCGCCGGCCGCGCTGCCCACGAAGACGATCCGCTCGCCGCGCACGGCGACCGCCTCGGCGCGCGGGTTCCCGGGGTCCATCGTCCGGACGACGCCGGCCGTGATCACGAGATCGGCGGGCGCCTCGGGCGTCGACGTCGCGGCGGACAGGCCCGGCGAGGCACAGCCGGGGGCGAGGCTGCCGAAGAGGCTCAGGAGCGTCGCTCGGAGCGCGTTCGACATGAGCGCCACCCTAGCACCCGCATGGGGCGCGCAACGGCGGGCAGGGGGCTACCAGAAGCTCAGCGTGACCGCGACGGTCAGCAGCGGCAGCGGCGCGAGCACCGCGGTGAAGAAGACGAGGACGTCGATCCGAGCAATCTGCGCGCGCCCTTGCTCGAGCAGCTCGGCCTGCTCGCCGGCGACGATCTCGGCGCCGCAGAGAGCCCCTCCGCGGTACGTGCCCCCGGACGTCGGCCCGAGGACCACGACCGGTCCGGGCGGCAAGCCGCGGTCTGCGGCGCGCACGGGAGGCGAGCCGTCCGCGAAGTCGAGCCAGCCGTTTTCCTCGAGCACCGCGACCCTCGCCCCCGCGATCCGCGCGAGGGCGCGGCGGGCGCGCCAGCGATGGCGGAGCAGCGCCGCGGAGAGCAGTACTCCGCAGGCCGCGACGGCGATCGCGCGCCGGTGGGCGCCGAGCACGTCCGCGACGAGGCGCATGGACGCGGGCATCGGGAAGAACCGCGGCGCCGTGAGGACGACCGGACCTGCTTCGCCGCCGCGATGGGCATCGTAGATCACTCCGTCGAGCACGAGCAGCTCGCCCAGCTGGCGGTCTTTGGCGAACAGAGACGCCTTGCGAACGAGCGGCGACGCCTGGCGGATGATGAAAGAATCGCGGGGATCGATCCAGCCCGGCTGCTGCCGGCACGCCTCGGGGTCGACCATCGCGTACGTGCCGCGCTGAGACAGCCACGTCACGAGCTGAGCGTCGAAAGGCCTCCCGGCCTCCTCCACGTCGATAAAACACCTCTCGGACAGGCTCGGGCACAACCGGCGCACGCCCAGCCGGCCGATGGTCACGTCGTGGATGCGCGTCACGAGGGGCGGTCCGGACGGGTCCGACGGGCCCTCGGCGATCATCGAGGGCTCCCCCACGACGGGCGGG is a genomic window of Sorangium aterium containing:
- a CDS encoding amidohydrolase, which codes for MSNALRATLLSLFGSLAPGCASPGLSAATSTPEAPADLVITAGVVRTMDPGNPRAEAVAVRGERIVFVGSAAGAKAFVGPGTRVEELPGRAVVPGLVDGHAHLYGLGVALETLSVRGAKSAEAAAAIVAEAAKARPRAEWITGRGWDQNLWPGAAFPTHAPLDAAAPEHPVALRRVDGHALWANAVAMRAAGVGRGTQDPPGGRILRDAAGEPTGVFVDNAMGLIEARIPADPPAVRERRILRAAEEALSSGLTAVHEMGIDDETVAVYRALAAAGRLPIRVYAYLAGDGQLEGLKARTPDVDPTGTAMFVLRGVKLFADGALGSRGAALLEPYADEPSTSGLLLMDREALARAARLVADAGFQLAVHAIGDRANRAVLDAFEALGPGRAAALRFRVEHAQILSPDDLPRFAALGVIASMQPTHATSDMPWAPARLGADRLKGAYAWRSLLSSGARLVFGSDFPVEDASPLLGIYAAVTRQDPSGQPPGGWMPEERLDLDEALLAFTAAPAYAAFAEGQRGRIAPGYVADLTVLGRDLSPDRSLVDTPIDMVVVGGRVARAPAPR